In one Podarcis muralis chromosome 7, rPodMur119.hap1.1, whole genome shotgun sequence genomic region, the following are encoded:
- the LOC144328433 gene encoding uncharacterized protein LOC144328433, with the protein MATFVPYASCYGNKQAVQLLGRNSYFSLFANPPCLISQRQRLACQAPEMTLRQISKLIRVLKQLNLRDAKGKKLAEAQRSRSSSSSMESQQSRTSDQHCLSCFHSRRNSGPPCVG; encoded by the exons ATGGCCACTTTTGTTCCG TACGCCTCCTGCTATGGGAACAAGCAAGCGGTGCAGCTCCTGGGCCGAAACAGCTACTTCTCCCTCTTTGCCAACCCACCTTGCCTGATCAGCCAGCGGCAGCGGCTGGCATGCCAGGCCCCAGAAATGACTCTGCGGCAGATCAGCAAGCTGATCCGCGTCCTAAAGCAGCTGAACCTCCGGGACgccaaggggaaaaaactggcTGAAGCACAGAG GAGCCGTTCAAGCAGCTCTTCCATGGAATCACAGCAGTCCCGGACTTCGGACCAGCACTGCCTGTCCTGCTTCCATTCAAGACGCAATTCTGGTCCACCTTGTGTCGGGTGA